The nucleotide window tcaagggggttctgtctgggtgtgggggtgtggataaggattggggcactcaggggacagatagagggtagggtcctaggggggcagtcagggtacaaggggcagggaggcttagataggggagtGGGGTCCCCGGAGGGGGTAGTCTGGACAAGGAGCAAGGAGgtttgggggttctggggggggcagtcacccagccctctgccctgagccctgaccccccccatacacacactcagccctctgccctgagccctgtaccacccagccctctgctgactccttcacccccccgcatgaccccagccctgactctggcacccccacacatacccagccctcctTCCCTGACATCTGCATCCCCCTCACATGTGCCTagctctctgccctgactcttgcaccccccacatctccagtcctgccccctccacatcccatgcaccccacccatccccatccccaccctgagcaccaaacgggagctcctgcatcccccactcacattcccccctgcacccctcacactaaatgggagctgcccaggtaagtgccccaaccctgagctccctccgtcattctagctcctggccagacccttcacccccggccatgtgctcagtccactcccaccctcagctcagtgcagagagaggaagagaatggaccAGAACCAGAGAGAAGGTAGATACCCATTGTATGTGGGcagagccgggaccccagactggcagcaggctgagcgggtccggcagccgggatcccggctggcaggagccgacgaatggaacccctgagcgtcagtgggctgagccgctctgtcaatctggggtcctggctgccagacccttcccagctggggtcctggccaatgGCCCcattcagcccactgccggcctagatgaacagaaccccagaccagcagtgggctgagtgggccggcggcgtaagatcaacattttaatttaattttaaataaagctttttaaacattttgaaaaccttgtttattttacaatacaacactagtttagttatatattatagacttgtagagagagaccttctaaaaaacattaaaatgtattaccagcacacacaaccttaaattagagtgaataaatgaagacttggcacaccacttctgaatggttgccgacccctgttctactgTAAGAAATGATAGAGTAAATTGTTACCCAGTATACAGAGCCAGGTAAATCTCTATTATTAAAagtggtgtgtggtttttttttgttttttgtttttaaatactcaGGTATCCAAGTCCACCAATGGGATCTGGATCAGCCCCTACCATTCCCACTGCAGAAGAAAATTTGGAGTATGTTCGGACTCTCTATGACTTTCTTGGGAATGATGCTGAAGATCTGCCATTTAAAAAGGGAGAGATACTGGTAATTGTAGAGAAGCCTGAAGACCAGTGGTGGAGTGCCAGAAACAAAGATGGTCGTGTTGGAATGATTCCTGTTCCTTATGTAGAGAAGCTGGTCAGATCGTCCCCTCATGGGAAACATGGGAACAGGAATTCTAACAGCTATGGTATTCCAGAACCTGCCCATGCTTATGCTCAACCTCAGACCACAAGTCCCCTTCCCTCTGTATCCAGTACACCTGGAGCAGTGATCAACCCTCTGCCATCAACACAGAATGGACCAGTCTATGCCAAAGCTATTCAAAAAAGAGTGCCATGTGCTTATGACAAGACGGCCTTGGCATTAGAGGTAAGATTTTTCTTAAGTTCAGTCTCTAACATTTTCAGTagttaatttaataaaataagaGCACAACTTAGTTGAAATGGTGGCAACCTGATTATGTAATTCATTTGAGTCATTCATTTGTGTGGCTGGCTTGAGTAGATCGAGCTTTGCCTGACTCTAACTCCAAGTAACTGAGAGAACACGTTCTTTCTTCATCCATAACAGCTCTATAAAAATAATTGCTTCACCCATACCACTTCCCTTTAGAAAGGGACTAGAGCACATATAAAAGATGTACCTAATTCAGActattcctttcttttttttttccataatatGAATTGTTTACTAGGTTTTCTTTGTAAGAATAAGGGGATGGACATACCCTGCCCTGGAAACATGTGGGTCCATCACCTCTGTCAGTGGCAAAAGAAATGATAATCTGGCTGGCTTGGCTATTCTGCTGCACTTGAACTATGGATGTTGTTCATTTGAGCTTTGTTTTGCAGGGGGAATCCTGGAGGACCACACTAGTGGTCCTGGTTGGGAGAACTAGTTATAGCATCCTCCATAGATAATTAATAGTGTCAGCTATATGTGGGTGGTGGACAGTATGCCTCATATGCTTATTCCCTGCTCATATCTTTATATGACATCTGTTCATTGCTACTGGACTAGCCCAGCTATATAATTAGTGTTCTGTGCTTGAATTTCCATTGGCCTGTATGGTGTTTCTGTAATTCTCGGTATGGCCTTTGGTCATATTCTAACTGAATCTTGACTTCCTGGATAAATTAGTTTGGTTCTGGGATATGTGAACATTAGGCCTTGTCTGCATTGGGGATTTGCCCTGATTACAGCCACTGGTGTAGCTGCATCAATGCAGAGTCCTAGTATAGAGATAGTAGTTTTGCCCGTTTGCACTCATGAAAAATAATGGTGCTTGAAACTGATGTAAGTTCCATCAGTTAAAATCATGGCTTATAATAGCTTACCCTGTCTCTACTACAAGCTTGCATCTGTACAGCTATGTTAGTAACTGGGCACTGAGGGCTGTCAGGGTAGACAAGGAGTAAAATTCCTAAAACATcttaatcccattgactttaaataaTACTTAACTTCCTAAGTGCCtgaatcacttttaaaaatggaatatatGCTCCTACATCACTtgagcacatttgaaaattttactcatgATCTAAATTAAAATTTTAAGATGCAAGGCAGTAGTGTAGCCCCTTTAAGATTCTTGTGTTGGAACCCTAATGTGTTCATGTATcttaacaaacaaaaacttctaGTTGCAACATCTATTGCTGCTTTTCCAGAGCTCAACACTAGAACTATGTTGGGGATGGTGTGTTGAACAAATGACTTATGGCTATGCTTTGTAGCCCCTAAATAGAGTTTGGGTACCCATGTTTAAGCATGATTATAGCTAAACTAGTTTAGAAAACTGAAAAGGTACAAACCATGTTAGATGTGTTTTAGACATGGTTCTAACACAATTTGGTGGTATCAATGCTGGCTGGCTACACCACATTTTCTGAAGTTAAACATAGTTCCCATTCTTGAGTGACATCCCATGTGAATGAAGCTGAAAAACATATCCACTAAATGTTGCTGGAAGCAGTGGATTGTGACAGAATGCAGTGCTGAATGAAGTGCTGTTCAGCTATGGCTCACTTGTTGTCAGCAGGGAGCGGGGAGGTATGGGAGAAAATGCAAGAAAGAGAGCAAGCAAAGATACTATGTATGCATTCTTAGGTAAGTAAACTTTTTATTAAGTATTGCTCTCCATAAGGAGGCTCTTCTGAACCTTCATGCTTCAAAAACATGTCAGAAGCTAAGGCTGTTAAAGCAGATGCCTCATGTCTACAGACCCAGCAATTttatatatcttttaaaataatgtctAACAATTTTCCTAGCTTTTATTCATGTCTCTCCTGCGTAAAGTGACACTGTCAGGGTCAAAAATTGGACCTTAATGGGGGGGACACTCAAAAATTCTTGGTGCATCCTTGTGGGGGACCAAAGATTAAAATGCACCAAAAGATTTTActctgggagtgggggaagccagTGGCCCACTGTTTGCAAGAAGCCACAATTAACATATTTGTGCAAATAATATAGGCAACAATTTTTGAATGCTATTTTCAATATAGTTGCATCCTGATGAGCTATTCATGCTTCTGAAACCAAGATGGGAGGCATAGTTTGGGGTGGGAAGAGCATGCCGTGGAAGCTCgaaaaggaggggtggggagaaccTGCTTATGGGCAAAACTGGTTGGAGCAATAACTTGCACAAATATTCTTTGAATTTTCTATTCCATAACTCTAGTTATGTGGTCACTTCAGACTCTCACCACTGCTCCTGTGGAATTAATTGCCTCAGACCAATATAGGGAGTTGGATTGTTAACCTCCAGATATCTGGAGTCTGATCAAGAAGGAGATCTTTTCTTCCTTTGCATGCTTTCATTGTTTCTGCCTTGTCAATTCTTTGGGAAGGGAGATGTCTTTCTGCCCAATCATCAGTTTTAGCTAAGAATTGTTATTGGGGGGGTCACATGGTGTCTTCTCCTTGGGAACCTCTGAAATAAAGTTAGGAGGGGCTGCTCAACTTCTGTTCATAGTCACAATGGCTGCAGCTCTTTCATACATCTACATACAGAATCTCAGCAGCTCCTATACTATCTTTTCCAGTGTTTCCTGATATACTTGACAAAGAATTCTTTTGTGGTCTTCATTCTACTTCCCTAGGACCTAAGTGGACCTCTGAATCACTGACCAAACATGTAGGGCCTTGAAAGGGCAGAGGCTTAATATCAATAAACTAAATAATAGTCCCTGTAAGGTTATAGTTTAATGCAGTAATAGTCTATAGGCAGCCCGCAGGCCAGGTCCTGACTGCCAGATACTTTTAACTTTTAAACACACCCAtggataaataaaataaataataactggagatataccaatctcctagaactggaagggacctcaaaaggtcatcgagtccagtcccctgccttcactagcagggccaagtactgatttttgccccagatccctaagtggccccctcaaggattgaacttgtaaccctgggtttagcaggccaatgctcaaaccactgagctatccctcccccttggaTTTTGTGGGAGAACTATGCATAGAGCCCAAACTTTATTATCTTCAATCTTAAGTTTTAGCCAAAAAactttctcctcttctccccctcctcccctttcagAAGCTCTGGTGGAAGGAATTTGGAGGTAGGGGACATCCTGCACTTGGCAGGACTAAAGTGCTGCACCTAAATTTTAGGTATATTTTCTCCTTCCACCTTTTCTTTTGGGGGAAATTAGAAGGGAATACCACAGACATCAAAAACTCCACAGGAGTCCTGACAATTGAATGGAGTTATTGGTTCCACAAGAGCAAAGATTGCTGCTATCACTTTCACTTTCACTACAATATTGAGTGGAGTCTACCTTAGGTTTCCCAATATTGAGGATTTCATGGCTTTCTAATAGTTGTCTTTATAAGATCATGTAAATTTAATCAGGACTTGAAAAACTTACTTGATACCTGCTAGTCTGAGGACTAAGCCCTCTGACTTGTGCCAAAATACATCAGTACTCAAAGCAGTGCTCCCTCCTACCCAGTCTCCTGTTGGTTGAGTGTCTCCATTGCTTTGGTCTTTCCTGACTGAATTCTCTGCCACCAAGCTAATGGTACCAAATACTCTTGTTGGATCAGTTAGTGCTAGGTCGCCCCTTAAATAAAATGTATGCTATCAACCACACTCAGAGCTGATGTTTCCATTTCCTGAACTGGACTGACCTCAGCCCACCATGGATATGAAGCTGCTGCTTAAGAAATAAGGAGGTCTTTACCTATCATGTCAGAAGAGGGCTCTTGAGTTTGCGCTGGTCCTCCTGCAACCCAGGTAGAAAGCTCTTTTTGCATATTAGGGTGAGGACCTGCTAACCTGGCAGAGTCCCGTAGTGGTGGTGAGATAGCCTAATACAGTGACCTCTGTGAGTGGCAGCTACCCTTTGGGTACTAACAAAATCCTCCCACCCAACAGGGTCCTCCAAAGTAGTAGTAGCCCCACTGTACCAGTAGCATCAGCCAGAACTCTTTGCTGTGGTAATGTCATAATTCTGAAGAGCGACATCGCTGCATTGGTTAACATTGTTTACATTAGGAAGATTATCTTTGCAATCCTAAGAGTTAGTTCCCTGtatgtgtttttttgttgtttgtttttttaacaaaatcttAAATTTTGCAGAACTTGATGGCATTTGCCTAGGAAAGATTCCTGTTCACTGTGGAGGGCAGCTTTTCAAGTCCTACTTTATAACCAGTTAAAAGTGGCTTACTTCATTTTTCAGCTGGCATTTGATTGCAAATGTATAGCTGTGGAAAAGTTTTGAGTATGTCATTGAAGTATTTGTTTCACCAAAATAGGTATCTGTTGACCTTAATTATATAACTGACTTCTAGACTCTCTCTTGGGTGTGTTACAATTaggttacaaagaaaacaattaaGGAAAATTGAGGCACAAGTAGGACAAAATGTGCCAGTAGTTAGATTCCCTTGATGATGTACGAACTGTGAGTGGCAAAAATTAGGCTACTTTTCTCATTAATGTTTCAGCGTTTATATGGCAATGATAAATTTCCTTTGTGCAAGAAAATAGTGCAAGTAAAGatatttaaaatgcatattttaaacATCACATCTACAACATTTGTTTACCTAATACTTGAAGCTACATAAGTTTCAAGTGTTTGAGACTTTACCACCAGGACAAGTCCAATAGACATCATATATTAATCATAGGAATCCTGGCACCAATTTTTTTTTGATCCAGTCTCCATATTAGATGAGGTGTATGAAGTCCTCACTTCAGGGCCTTTGTCAAAGCTGTTGGCTTACTGCTAGAGCTTTTTCTGGATGAGATTTTTAATCTAGCTCTCTTGGAGTTTCTTCATTTTTCCCTCCTTGATGTAGGTGTGCTGGAGACACTGGTTGaaattctgtgctgtgcctcagaAGAGATGAGGAAATCTAAGGGGTCTTTAAGCCAAACCTTTGCACCTACCACTCCAAGGCAGCCTGTCCCCAGCTGTCTTGTACACCACAGCAATTCTGCAGTCTCCATATGGGGATTGCAAAGAGATCCTTGGAAGATAGCCTTACGGTGTCTTCCTTAGTCCCTGCATTGGGGGAATCCTGTTTCTGCAGGATGTAGTTTTTAGGCCCCTTGTATGCCAATTTGGCCTCCTTATGTGGTGTAAAGAGGCTTAAATGAATGACAGTCTTGCCCCCTGGTTTGAGGGGCTAGATTCTTTGGCCTGGACATCTCATTTTTCTGCTGTCCCTTAACTTTGGCACCCAATGTAACATGAAAATATTTGCATAATTTCCCTACTGTTGACTCCTTTAATCTCCAAATGATatctttcctttcctcccttctGCTGCCCCAGTGACCTAGCATGACTGCCACTGCTATGTAGTACCAGCTTCTTCCTTCTGCGTAGCTGGACTTTGCTGCTGATTGTACCTCTTTTCACTGCAGCAGTTTAGCCCCAGCCACTGTTTTCCTGGTTCAGTTGGACCTCAGATACTCTTCTCAACCCCACATTGTCTGTCTGATTTTGAATGGGTAGCCGAATCTTCATTGTCCATTCAGTATTGTATGTCACCAGTGATTCTGCCAGCAAAAATATCAGTTGTGAGGTAGACACCTGTCTGTTAGCAACTGGAATGAGATTACCAACTCCAGATAGATTCCAAACAGCCATTTGATTATTTCTGACTGCTATTCACCTAATCAGCTACTAGTGAAGCACTGATTTACAGTTATGATTTGCATCTCCTGTGTTCCATGGTCAATCCTGTCCTCAAATGCACATCACTTGTGTCTTCAGTAAATTGTTAATGAGTATCTGTAAAATTCACTTGGATGCAATCTTTTGTCTATAAATAAAATGACATGCACCAATCTTCTTCTTTTTATGATGCATGACTCAGTTCCAAATGGAAGACAGAGATATGGAAGAGTCTAGAGTACATGAGTAACACTTTGACTAGCGTACTCCAAAAGCTATATTTCCCGGGGCTTTGAATTCATGCTGTAACTGGAACGTAATTTAAAATACATTCCAATTTTATCATTGGGTGGGGACTAAATGGCTGCACCTCTAAAGAATTACTCATTTCAAGAGTCTAATATTTTACTCCTCCTTCCAAAGATACTAACATGCTTTGCAAATGAAGTTAGCCTCAAAACGTCTTGGAGATAACTAAGCATTGCCCTTTTTTTATGAATTGAGATAATGAGGTCTTGCAGTTGAACTGTCAAGTTTATTCAGAAGAGCATAGGAACATCTTAAACACCTCTATAATTTGCCATTGTTGACCTTTATTTTTCCACAAATATTTTGTCTTAAATTATTTTCAGTATGCTGACTAATCAGAGATAGGAAATAGTTGATTCATAAATtctcaaataaaatataaaactccTCAAGCTAAAATACAACCCACACTGTCTTGACATTGACAGTATTAACATGTCTGCTCAAAATCTTGTTTCAGCATCCTTTTCATAAAACCTTAAGGAAACTGCTTTGCTTTTGTAGATATAGTGTGAGAGGTTGTTCACAAGCTTCCAATTAAAGAAAACTCAGCTGACCAATTATAATTGTTAAACACCTTATTTAGAATTATGTGGTGAGTTCTGGTGCATCGCTTGTACATCCACCCTTTTAAAGCCTTGTCTTTCTCAGTGCTGCTCAGCAGAAATGTATTCAAGAGCAGGAAACTTTCATGTTTTGCTAGGAAACTTGTGGCCACTAGAACTTTTTGTTAAAAGCTATTCCTTGGAGTAAGTCCATGTTAAATTAACTTTGGTGTAGAGCATGTGTTTGGAAAACTTAGTGTGTAAAATATAATACTGCTAGTTCACCTTAAGTGCTCCTCTGCTAAGCAGCCCTTTATTTCAAGATAGCAGAAATAAAATCAGATTCAGAATGTtaatcaaaaatatatttttgaagtcAGACAAAGTGATAAAGGTAATTCGGTGGTGTGGCGTTCTTCCGTATTGTATATGGGTAAATATTCTGGGAGATTGGTAAAATGGATTCACCTTGCTGCCAGTGCTCAAATTTGGTTGACTGTTTTCTTGTTGTGAGGAGTTTTACTACTTCATGGATAAGATTCACCTGCTTCAAATTGAATTGGTTGGTTTTAGGGCATGGGGGGCAAATGCAACATCTCACATGATTTTAACCACTGAAGTGTTGGTAATCTATGATGCAGTTTGGGTCCAAAATATGCATTTTAGAACTATGCCGTGACAGGTTATTTAAATCTAGCACCATGCCATTAGGTCCTTTTATTTATGTAGATTGTCAGCACCTTCCTAAACATACACTTTAGGCCAGTACTTTAGTAGTAGTTTCCTGGTACTGAGTGTGACAAATTTGTCTCTAATCTTCCTTTCGGGAAAAAGTCACCAGGGGCGGGGAGAGAATAGTTTATCTAGAGTGTTGTCACTGTTCAGTTAGTATATGTATTTGTTATGGTGGTGCCTTCTATAGGGGGCTAAAAACCAGCAAAACTCCAGCTAAAAGGTTGAGGCCTTGGCtccactggcgctttacagcgctgcaactttctcactcaggggtgtgaaaaaaaacacacccctgagcacagcaggttacagcactgcaaagcgccagtgtaaacagtgcccttagggaggtggagtacctgcagcgctggcgctgcgaccacactcacactccaaagcgctgctgcgggagcgctcctgcggcagtgctttggagtttggagtgtagccaagccttgaACTGTGATAAGCCTAATGCTTACCATAAGTTGACCCTGACTTCTGCTGTgccaggcccctgcagctacctTGGTTAACTGATTAAACTATATAATTTTAATCAGTTAATTTTTAACTGATAGTTACATCCTTAGTTTCTGCTGCATATAACTTTTTGCTCCATAATATGTACTGGTTTCTAGCTCAATTCTAGAAGCAATTAAAATGGGGCTGGTGGTGGTCGGTAAAGCCATATATGGTTTAAATCTTATTGTGTCCCACTAGTTGGATAGCACTTTGGCTGATTGATCAACTGTCAGTCCTAAGTTAAAACACCTTGAAGGTGGAGACAGGAGTTTCTTAGTAAAAATCTGGAATTCTTCAATTTTCTTCCCAGCTGATGGGGATTTGACCTTCAGGGCAGGCAGTAATGCATCTCTGTCTGAAAAAGCTTATGTGAGGGTGAGGAGGTCTCTCTTCTGTGGAGAGTAGGAGAACCTTGAGTCCCTAAACGGTTAGTCTAGTCTGATATGGTTTTGTTGTCTAATGTTCTAAATGCTGTACACATGCTTGGAGCAGAATAAATTCAGTCTGATAAATCAGAGAAACACACAAGGTGGAAATGAAGTATAACAGCAAATTGCTTTCAACTGACTTGGAGAAAATTTGAACAGAGCAGAAATAGGAAATGCTTCACTAGTCTCCAGCCACTGTACTCTTGAGTCCCAATGATTGCTGGAAACATTCAGCAGCTAACTACTGTTACCTGAAACTCTGTTTAAACAAAGTCACTATTGAATGTACAATTGCATTTCTCCCAATGATATTTGTTTTAAAGTAAGTAACATTTTGaagaaaaacaacgaggagtcttgtggaaccttaaagactaaaatttattaagaGCATAAAGTTTTGTGGCTAtgacacttcttcagatgtatggagtgaaaattacagtaggcaagcataaatatacagcacaagaAAAGATTAATtcctctgtggggaggggggagtgtcaatgattcaatcagggtggatgtgtccCATTCCCAAAAAAGTGAGAGTGTCAGAGCAAAAATTACTTGTTGTGCTAAGGATGTCAGTTCCATCAGGGTGGATGGCCCATACTCAACAGCTGATAGGAGATTTTGAAAGGTTAGCTATTTTAAGCTGTGTTCTTGAGTCTCTTGTGGTATATTATGATATTTCCCCTTGGAAGCAGCAGGGAGGGGTTGAAAAACTTTACATTTTTATGTACAGGATAAAGCTTACTTACAGATCTATGTAAAGAgccttttagtttttttaaagttacttctAAAGAACAGTCAGCATTTACTTGtccctctttgtggcttctgttGCAGTCTGAAAATCAAACTGTGTACCATGTTCATAATGGCTGCAAGGAGATTGCTGCTGTAGGTAGCTTAAATTATACTTTAAGCAAGGCTCCTTTAATAAAAGTTTAAAGGGAGAGTGTCAGCCACATATAGCCTTTCAAGTAATTTATACAAATAATATGCCTAGTAGTCTTATTCGAATAGTTGTAAATAGTCCATTTAAATAACTGGCTTGAGAGCATCTGGCACTAATTGAACTTTCTGTGAAAAATACTTAGGAATTTTCTTTATATGCAACATTTGGTTGAAAAGAGATAAAAGTTTTTTACTTGAGAGCTGCAACAGCAATATGTACTGGCATAAACATGCAGTGTTACACAAAACTGTAAAAACAAtgtccttgctgcagtttaaagatCCTGGCACAGATCCTCTTTAAATTAGATAAACCAGTTTTAAACATTAAAACCATTTTAGGTAGCTAGGTCTAATACCACAGTTTGTCCCCAGTTAGACTAGTTAGAACAGAATAGGCTAGAACCGGATTTTTTTACCAACTGAGGGCCAAATACAATTTACTTAATGATTTTGCTAA belongs to Gopherus flavomarginatus isolate rGopFla2 chromosome 15, rGopFla2.mat.asm, whole genome shotgun sequence and includes:
- the CRKL gene encoding crk-like protein, whose protein sequence is MSSAARFDSSDRSSWYVGPLSRAEAQTRLQGQRHGMFLVRDSSTCPGDYVLSVSENSRVSHYIINSLPSRRFKIGDQEFEHLSALLEFYKIHYLDTTTLIEPAPRYPSPPMGSGSAPTIPTAEENLEYVRTLYDFLGNDAEDLPFKKGEILVIVEKPEDQWWSARNKDGRVGMIPVPYVEKLVRSSPHGKHGNRNSNSYGIPEPAHAYAQPQTTSPLPSVSSTPGAVINPLPSTQNGPVYAKAIQKRVPCAYDKTALALEVGDIVKVTRMNINGQWEGEVNGRKGLFPFTHVKIIDPQNPDENE